One Deinobacterium chartae genomic window carries:
- the rhaI gene encoding L-rhamnose isomerase: MNTEALFSALDRQRIETPSWGYGNSGTRFKTFAAPGAARDVYEKIEDAAEVHRLSGIAPSVALHIPWDAVSDYGELRAFAESRGVTLGAINPNVFQDDRYRLGSVTHPDPAVREQALAHLLACVEILRQTGSRDLSLWFADGTNYAGQDDLRARKRRLRDALARVHDALPDGARLLLEYKLFEPAFYATDAFDWGAALAHCVAVGERAQVLVDLGHHAPGVNIEQIVAFLLDEGRLGGFHFNARRYADDDLIVGTANPFELFCIYAELVSAETAADPLVRDTARAVAYMIDQSHNIEPKVEAMLQSVLNCQEAYAKALLIDRERLEEAQQAGDVLEAHRTLTDAFRTDVRPLLAEWRRARGLPEDPIRAHRVSGYAERVARERGVAAASGGFPVHS, translated from the coding sequence GCTACGGCAACTCGGGCACGCGCTTTAAGACCTTCGCCGCGCCCGGAGCCGCGCGCGACGTGTACGAGAAGATCGAGGATGCCGCCGAAGTGCACCGGCTCAGCGGCATCGCCCCCAGCGTGGCCCTGCACATCCCCTGGGACGCGGTCAGCGACTACGGCGAGCTGCGCGCCTTCGCCGAAAGCCGCGGCGTCACCCTGGGTGCGATCAACCCCAACGTCTTCCAGGACGATCGCTACCGCCTCGGCAGCGTCACCCACCCGGACCCGGCGGTGCGCGAACAGGCACTGGCGCACCTGCTCGCCTGTGTGGAGATCCTGCGGCAGACCGGTTCGCGCGACCTCAGCCTGTGGTTCGCCGACGGCACCAACTACGCCGGGCAAGACGACCTGCGCGCCCGCAAACGGCGCCTGCGCGACGCGCTGGCGCGCGTGCACGACGCCCTGCCCGACGGGGCGCGCCTGCTGCTCGAGTACAAGCTGTTCGAACCGGCCTTTTACGCCACCGACGCTTTTGACTGGGGAGCGGCCCTGGCACACTGCGTCGCAGTCGGCGAGCGCGCGCAGGTGCTGGTGGACCTCGGGCATCACGCGCCCGGCGTGAACATCGAGCAGATCGTTGCGTTCCTGCTCGACGAGGGCCGCCTGGGCGGCTTTCACTTCAACGCGCGCCGCTACGCCGACGACGACCTGATCGTTGGCACCGCCAACCCCTTCGAGCTGTTTTGCATCTACGCCGAACTCGTGAGCGCCGAGACCGCTGCGGACCCGCTGGTGCGCGATACCGCGCGCGCGGTGGCGTACATGATCGACCAGAGCCACAACATCGAACCCAAGGTCGAAGCGATGCTGCAGAGCGTGCTGAACTGCCAAGAAGCGTATGCCAAGGCGCTGCTGATCGACCGCGAGCGCCTCGAGGAGGCCCAGCAGGCCGGGGACGTCCTCGAGGCGCACCGCACCCTGACCGACGCTTTCCGTACCGACGTGCGCCCCTTGCTCGCCGAGTGGCGCCGCGCCCGCGGCCTGCCCGAAGACCCGATCCGTGCCCACCGCGTCAGCGGCTACGCCGAGCGCGTGGCGCGTGAGCGCGGCGTAGCCGCTGCCAGCGGCGGCTTCCCGGTTCACAGCTAG